The following DNA comes from Desulfobaculum xiamenense.
GGTCATGGTCACCCACGACGAGGACACCGCACGCCATGCACGCACGCGCATCAACCTTGCGGACGGGCGCATTGCCTAGCGTCGCGGTTGTCTGGCGGCACGTGGTGCGGGCCGCGGGCTTCGCCACGGAAGCCGTGTGGGCCTACAAGCTACGCAGCGCCTTCGTGGTGACGGCCATCGGGCTCGGCATCGCGGCGCTAACGGTCATCGTCACCGCCATCGACGGCGCGGAACGCCGCACCATGGAAATCATGGACATGTTCGGGCCAGACGCGGCCTTCATCCTCGGCGGAGACATCCAGAGCAACGCGCTGGGCAAACGCACCAACACCCTCTCGTGGTCCGACGTACACGCCCTGCGCCAGTCCCTGCCCGGAGCGTATCTGGTGGTGCCCATGCGCGGGCAGGGCAACGTGACGGCCCGCGCCGGAAACCGCAACATGGTCATCCCCGTGGTGGTCGGCGCGACAGAAGGCTATTCCGACGTCTGGAACTGGCCGCTTTCCGAAGGGCGCGACTTCACGGAAGAGGACGTCGCGCGCGGCGCGAAGATCGCCCTCGTCGGCGACGCCGTGGCCGAGGAACTTTTCGGCGACCGCTCGCCGGTGGGACAGGTGATCTACCTAAAGGACATCCCCGTCCTCGTGGTGGGCAAGCTGGCCTACCGCGGCTTCACCGGCGGCGGTGGCAACATCGACGAACGCGTGGTGCTACCGCTAACCACCCTCACCCAGCGCTTCAACCTCGACAGGCAATACTTCCGCGCCCTGCGCGTGAAATTCCACGAACCGGAATACATGCCCACCCACGTGGAGAACCTGCGCTCCCTGCTGCGCCATCTGCACCGGCTCGGGCCGGACGACGCGGACGACTTCTCCATCCTCACCGCCGACGAGATCATCGGCTTCATCAGCATGCTCAAGGGCGGGCTGGTGGCCTTCCTCGGCGTGACCGCCGCCGTGGCGATGGTCGTCGGCGGGTTCGTGCTCGCCAACCTCTTCTACATCGGCGTCACGGAGCGGACCACGGAGATCGGCCTGCGCAAGGCCCTCGGCGCCACCGGTTGGATGCTCACCATGCAGTTCCTCATGGAGGCGATCATCCTGACCACCGCCGGGGCGCTTCTGGGCATGGGGCTCGGCATGGGCCTCGGGCAGGCCCTCACCCGCCTCGGCATTCTGGACATCCAATTCTCGGGCAAGGTGTTCTGCATCGCGCTTGGCTCCTCGGCCCTCATCGGCGTGATCTTCGGCATCCGCCCGGCACGCATGGCCGCGCGCATGGACCCCGTCTCCGCCCTGCGGCGAGACGCCGGGCCAGCCGCGTCTTGACCCGCACAGGCGCAACGCATACCTTTCCCCGGACCGATGCGGCGGACCCATCCGCCCCGCAGAACGACACCCGCCAAGGAGTTCCCATGCGATTCAACATGCTGCCGCCCAAGGACGAATCCGGCGGCATGCGCTTTTTGCGCATCATGCTGCTCATCTGCGTGTTCGTCGGTGTCGGCTGGCTCTACACCCGCCACTTCGACCGCGCCATCGAGGTCATCCAGGCCCGCTCCGCCCTGCACGACGCCACGGGCACGCTCAGCAAGGAGCAAAAAAAGAATCTCCTCGAACTCTCCCGCATGTTCGAGAAGGAATTCGGCCTCGAACTGCGGATCAAAATCGCCGACGGCCCGGTGGAGGTTCCGGTCCTCGACTCCAAGACCATATTCTTCGGGCTGGACGTGCGCGACAAGACGACCACCATCGTCATGCCGCCGCTGGTCGAACGCGCGCTGGGCCACGAATTCATCGCGGAGTTGCGCGACAGGCACATGCCCTACCATTTCGAAAACGACAGTTGGCCGACGGGGCTGGTCAAGGCGCTGGCCATGACGTGGGAACGCCTCATCGGACTCGACGCCAAGGACGACAAATGACCGAATCGAACGACAGGACGACCGTCATCATCCACACCGACGGCTCCGCCCTCGGCAATCCCGGCCCCGGCGGCTGGGGCGCGGTGCTGCGCTTCGGCGACACGGCCCGCGAGCTTTCCGGCGGCTTCCGCCAGACGACGAACAACCGCATGGAACTCACGGCCGTCATCGAGGCGCTCACGGCGCTGACGCGCCCATGCAGCGTCGTCCTCTACTCGGACTCCAAGTACTTCCTCGACGCCATCCGACAGGGCTGGCTGGCCAACTGGCAGAAGAAGGGCTGGATGACCGCGGGCAAGAAACCCGTCAAGAACAAGGACCTGTGGCTGAAGATCATCCCCCTGCTCAAGGCCCACACCATCCGCTACGAGTGGGTCAAGGGCCACAGCGGCAATCCGGACAACGAACGCTGCGACGTGCTCGCCAAGACTGCGGCGGCCACGCCCGGTCAGCCCGTGGACACCGGCTACACCGCCTGATTTCCCTACCTTCCGAAATACCATGTGCCCCGGACGGTTCCGCACCGTCCGGGGCGCTTCGTTTCGCGCTGGCGACGCCGTATCCGCGCATTTGCGTTGCACGGTGACGAACGCGCAAGCATCGTGTATCCTTGCGCTGTCATTCACGCCCTGACGCGCGGGGGAACAATGCCGGGACTGGAAACCCTGTGCCTCGTTGTGGCCGAACCAAACGCCACGGCGCGGGACCTGCTGCACAAGGTGCTCACGGATGCGGGCATGGCCGAACCCCGCATGGCCGCCGACGTCCGCGAGGCGTGGGAGCGCATCCGCACCCCCGGCGCGCACGCCGCCGTGCTGGACTGGGGCATCGTCGCCGCTGCGGACTTCGTCCTGCTGCGCAAGCTGCGCACCTCGGGTCAGCACATCCCCATCGTCATAATGATCCGCGACCAATCGCCCGACGAACTCACCCGCGCCGCCAAGGCCGGTGCCTCGGGCTTTATCCGTAAGCCCTTCGGCCCGCGCGACCTCGTAACCGAGGTGCTCAAGGCGCTCAAGCGCACCGGCGTAACGCCATCAGCACCGGACCAGGCCTCCGCCCAGACCGAGGCAAAACCGCAACCGCCGCAACTCTCCAAACCCGAGGCCGAGGCGCGAAAGCTCTTTGCCGCCGCGTGGGAGGACCTGCGCATGCGGCGCTTCGACGTGGCCATGAAGAAGCTAGCCGCCGCCCTGCGCCGCACCCCGGACTTCCCCGAAGCCTACAAGGGCCTTGCCGAGGCGCACCGGGGCAAGGGCGACATCGACGGAGCCATGCGCCATCTGCTCAAGGCCTCCGAAATCTATGCCTACACGGGCAACGCCCCACAGGCCGAAAGCCTCTACACCGAGGTGCGCAAGGCCATCCCCGACGCGCCGAACCCCTTCAAGGCCGCTGGCGACCGCCTGCGTCAGGAAACGCGCGGCGAGGAGGCCGTGGCCGCCTACGAGCACGCCCACGCGCTGGCCCCATCGGACCCGGACATCGCCGTCAGCCTGTCGGAAGCCTACATGGAAACGGGCCAGAACGAACGCGCCGAGGAAACCCTGCGCGCCATTCTCGATTCCCTCGGCGAAATCCCCGCCGCCAAGGACCTGTTCCTGAAGCTGACCGGCGAGGAATGGTACTACGGCAAGCGCAGCGAAGCCGAAGAGCTGGAGGTCCAGATTCTCGACGAGGCCGTGGCGGAAAAAGACGGTTCCGAACAACGCAGGCACAAGCGCTTACAGTTCGCGGACCGTGCGGTGCGCCTGCCCCGCACGCAGGAAAGCCTGCCCGTTGTGGACGTGAGCCTCGGCGGCATCGGGTTCAAGCCCATGAACGCAAAATTTCAGGAAGGCGAGGTCATTGAGTTCGACCTCGTGGTTATGGGCACCGTGAAGCTCAAGAAGCTCTCGGCCATTGTGCGTCGCGTCTCGCCGAAGATCATCGGCTGCAAGTTCAAGGACCTCTCGAAGCGCAACGAGAAGCTCATCCGCGAGATGATCGGCGAGGACGAGTGAGCCGCCGACGCATCGCGCCACTTGCGCATCATCCCGCCATGTCGCACAATCCGCCCGCCGCCGTTGCGGCACCATACGGATTCAAGGAGTGAGCATCATGAGTGAACGACGCATATCGTGCGACCTGCGCACGGATCACGACTGCGAAGTGTCCGGCCTGCCCGCCGAGGCATGGGCCGAAGCCGTCTTCGCCCTGCCCGACGAGGAAATCGTCGTGGAAATCAACGCGGATCAGGCTCCGGTGATCAGCCTGTCCATCGGCCAGCATGTGGCGTGGAAGGGAACGCTTGAGGATCTGAAGACAATCCTGCTCGGAGAGGAATAGACCGGACGCAGCTACACGCGAAAACAGCGCTCCACGAGGCGCAGCGCCAGCGGGTGCACACCGTCGGCGATACGCCGCGCTCCGTCGGCGTTGGGATGCAGACCGTCGGGCTGATTCAGGGCAGGAATGCCCGCCACCCCGTCGAGTAGATCGGGAAGGAGCAGCGCGTCGTATCGCGCCGCCAGACGAGGGAAAATGGCCGCGAAATTCTCGGCATAGTCCGGTTCGAACACGCCGATGCCGCGCACTCCGGCCAGCAGCACGGGCACCTCGCTTCGCGTGAAGAGCGCGAGCATGGCGTCGAGGTTCGCCTCCACCCGTTCCACGGGCCGCTCTGCGAGGAAATCGTTGATGCCGAGGGCGAGGATGGCGCAATCCGGACCGCGCACGAGTTCGCCGGGCAGGCGCGACAGGCCATGGGCCGTGGTGTCGCCCGGCACACCCGCATTGCGCACGAGGATGGCGATGCCGTCCGCCTCGCGCAGGCGCTCTTCCAGAAGCGACGGAAAGGACAGCCCGAAGGGCAGCCCCCAGCCGGAGGTGATGCTGTCGCCAAAGGCGAGAAGCGTGAGCTGTCGATCCTGCTTCATGCCATGAAAAAAGGGGGGCCAAGGCCCCCCTTTCGCGTACTAGACGATCTCGACGAGGGAGATCTCGAAGGTGAGATCCTTGCCCGCCAGAGGATGGTTGCCGTCGAGGGTGATGGCCTCGTCGGTCACGGCGGTGACGGTCACCACCACCGGAGTTCCGCCTTCCTGCGGAATCTGCAGCGCCATGCCGAGTTCGGGCACGATGTGATCGGGGAAGTGCTCGCGGGGGATCATGGCCACGGCTTCCTGCACGTATTCGCCATAGGCCTCGGCACAGGGGATGTGCACGGACTTGCTCTGGCCGGGCTCCATGCCGTCCACGGCGTTATCAAAACCGGCGATGACGGCTCCAGCGCCGACGACGAATTCGAGGGGGTCGCGATCGCGCGAGGAATCGAATTCGGTTCCGTCGTCGAGCGTGCCGGTGTAGTGAACGCGGACGGTATCGCCGCTCTTGGCCTGGGGCATTGTG
Coding sequences within:
- a CDS encoding ABC transporter permease; this translates as MPSVAVVWRHVVRAAGFATEAVWAYKLRSAFVVTAIGLGIAALTVIVTAIDGAERRTMEIMDMFGPDAAFILGGDIQSNALGKRTNTLSWSDVHALRQSLPGAYLVVPMRGQGNVTARAGNRNMVIPVVVGATEGYSDVWNWPLSEGRDFTEEDVARGAKIALVGDAVAEELFGDRSPVGQVIYLKDIPVLVVGKLAYRGFTGGGGNIDERVVLPLTTLTQRFNLDRQYFRALRVKFHEPEYMPTHVENLRSLLRHLHRLGPDDADDFSILTADEIIGFISMLKGGLVAFLGVTAAVAMVVGGFVLANLFYIGVTERTTEIGLRKALGATGWMLTMQFLMEAIILTTAGALLGMGLGMGLGQALTRLGILDIQFSGKVFCIALGSSALIGVIFGIRPARMAARMDPVSALRRDAGPAAS
- a CDS encoding TPM domain-containing protein yields the protein MRFNMLPPKDESGGMRFLRIMLLICVFVGVGWLYTRHFDRAIEVIQARSALHDATGTLSKEQKKNLLELSRMFEKEFGLELRIKIADGPVEVPVLDSKTIFFGLDVRDKTTTIVMPPLVERALGHEFIAELRDRHMPYHFENDSWPTGLVKALAMTWERLIGLDAKDDK
- the rnhA gene encoding ribonuclease HI → MTESNDRTTVIIHTDGSALGNPGPGGWGAVLRFGDTARELSGGFRQTTNNRMELTAVIEALTALTRPCSVVLYSDSKYFLDAIRQGWLANWQKKGWMTAGKKPVKNKDLWLKIIPLLKAHTIRYEWVKGHSGNPDNERCDVLAKTAAATPGQPVDTGYTA
- a CDS encoding tetratricopeptide repeat protein, translated to MPGLETLCLVVAEPNATARDLLHKVLTDAGMAEPRMAADVREAWERIRTPGAHAAVLDWGIVAAADFVLLRKLRTSGQHIPIVIMIRDQSPDELTRAAKAGASGFIRKPFGPRDLVTEVLKALKRTGVTPSAPDQASAQTEAKPQPPQLSKPEAEARKLFAAAWEDLRMRRFDVAMKKLAAALRRTPDFPEAYKGLAEAHRGKGDIDGAMRHLLKASEIYAYTGNAPQAESLYTEVRKAIPDAPNPFKAAGDRLRQETRGEEAVAAYEHAHALAPSDPDIAVSLSEAYMETGQNERAEETLRAILDSLGEIPAAKDLFLKLTGEEWYYGKRSEAEELEVQILDEAVAEKDGSEQRRHKRLQFADRAVRLPRTQESLPVVDVSLGGIGFKPMNAKFQEGEVIEFDLVVMGTVKLKKLSAIVRRVSPKIIGCKFKDLSKRNEKLIREMIGEDE
- a CDS encoding GDSL-type esterase/lipase family protein yields the protein MKQDRQLTLLAFGDSITSGWGLPFGLSFPSLLEERLREADGIAILVRNAGVPGDTTAHGLSRLPGELVRGPDCAILALGINDFLAERPVERVEANLDAMLALFTRSEVPVLLAGVRGIGVFEPDYAENFAAIFPRLAARYDALLLPDLLDGVAGIPALNQPDGLHPNADGARRIADGVHPLALRLVERCFRV
- a CDS encoding FKBP-type peptidyl-prolyl cis-trans isomerase, yielding MPQAKSGDTVRVHYTGTLDDGTEFDSSRDRDPLEFVVGAGAVIAGFDNAVDGMEPGQSKSVHIPCAEAYGEYVQEAVAMIPREHFPDHIVPELGMALQIPQEGGTPVVVTVTAVTDEAITLDGNHPLAGKDLTFEISLVEIV